The following coding sequences lie in one Vibrio sp. BS-M-Sm-2 genomic window:
- a CDS encoding malic enzyme-like NAD(P)-binding protein: MSEDSSQAQSSQALSSEKSLSPQEQFRQQALDYHEFPIPGKIAVELTKPANSAEDLALAYSPGVAEPVREIAQNVDNVYKYTGKGNMVAVISNGTAILGLGNLGPIASKPVMEGKALLFKRFAGLDSIDIEVKHRTIDEFVDTVANIADTFGGINLEDIKAPDCFEIERRLIERCDVPVFHDDQHGTAIVTAAGMLNAIELQGKKLEECKIVCLGAGAAAVACMELLIKCGAQREKIYMLDRKGVIHTRRDDLNEYKELFANNTDKRTLEDVIEGADLFLGVSGPNLLPAEALTLMADKPVVFACSNPDPEIKPELAHEVRSDLIMGTGRSDYPNQVNNVLCFPFIFRGALDVRASEINDEMKLAAVKAIRELAKEEVPAEVLAAAGETALEFGKGYIIPKPMDPRLLPRVAKAVAEAAVESGVARIEMPANYMA, encoded by the coding sequence ATGTCTGAAGACAGCAGCCAAGCTCAATCCTCTCAAGCGTTATCATCTGAAAAATCGTTATCGCCTCAAGAACAATTCCGTCAGCAAGCTCTTGATTACCATGAGTTCCCAATTCCTGGCAAAATTGCCGTAGAACTGACGAAGCCTGCAAACTCTGCAGAAGACCTAGCACTTGCATACAGCCCAGGCGTAGCCGAGCCTGTTCGCGAGATCGCACAGAACGTCGATAACGTTTATAAGTACACAGGTAAAGGCAACATGGTTGCAGTTATCTCTAACGGTACAGCGATTCTTGGCCTAGGTAACCTTGGTCCTATTGCTTCTAAACCTGTTATGGAAGGTAAAGCGCTCCTGTTTAAGCGTTTTGCTGGTTTAGATTCTATCGATATTGAAGTAAAACACCGCACAATCGATGAGTTCGTTGATACGGTTGCGAATATCGCAGATACATTCGGCGGTATTAACCTGGAAGACATCAAAGCACCAGACTGTTTTGAGATTGAACGTCGCCTGATTGAACGTTGTGATGTTCCGGTATTCCACGATGACCAACACGGTACTGCGATTGTGACAGCAGCGGGTATGCTGAACGCGATCGAACTTCAAGGTAAGAAACTTGAAGAGTGTAAGATCGTTTGTTTAGGTGCTGGCGCAGCTGCGGTTGCTTGTATGGAACTACTGATTAAGTGTGGCGCTCAGCGTGAAAAAATCTACATGCTTGACCGTAAAGGTGTGATCCACACTCGTCGTGATGACCTAAACGAATACAAAGAGCTGTTCGCAAACAATACCGACAAGCGTACGCTTGAAGATGTTATCGAAGGCGCTGACCTGTTCTTGGGTGTATCGGGTCCTAACCTGCTTCCAGCAGAAGCTCTAACGCTGATGGCTGATAAGCCAGTTGTGTTTGCATGTTCAAACCCAGATCCAGAGATCAAGCCAGAGCTTGCTCACGAAGTTCGTTCTGACCTTATCATGGGTACAGGCCGCAGTGATTACCCTAACCAAGTAAACAACGTACTTTGTTTCCCATTCATTTTCCGTGGTGCACTAGACGTGCGTGCGAGCGAAATCAATGACGAAATGAAGCTAGCGGCGGTTAAAGCGATTCGTGAACTGGCGAAAGAAGAAGTTCCAGCTGAAGTACTAGCAGCTGCGGGCGAGACTGCACTGGAGTTCGGTAAGGGTTACATCATTCCTAAGCCAATGGACCCACGTCTACTTCCTCGCGTAGCAAAAGCAGTAGCAGAAGCGGCTGTTGAATCTGGCGTAGCTCGTATCGAGATGCCTGCTAACTACATGGCATAG
- the rpmE gene encoding 50S ribosomal protein L31, which translates to MKAGIHPEYKAVSATCSCGNTFEFNSTLAKESIHLDVCDKCHPFYTGKQRIVDTGGRVDRFNKRFGALSSKK; encoded by the coding sequence ATGAAAGCTGGAATCCACCCAGAATACAAAGCAGTTTCTGCAACTTGTTCTTGCGGCAACACATTTGAGTTCAACTCAACGCTAGCAAAAGAATCAATCCACCTAGACGTATGTGACAAATGTCACCCGTTCTACACTGGTAAGCAACGTATCGTAGATACTGGCGGCCGTGTTGATCGCTTCAACAAGCGTTTCGGTGCTCTTTCTAGCAAGAAGTAA
- the metJ gene encoding met regulon transcriptional regulator MetJ, with the protein MADWNGEYISPYAEHGKKSEQVKKITVSIPLKVLKVLTDERTRRQINNLRHATNSELLCEAFLHAYTGQPLPTDEDLRKDRPDDIPAEVKKLMTEMGIEFEAFDEE; encoded by the coding sequence ATGGCCGACTGGAATGGTGAATACATAAGCCCATATGCTGAGCATGGAAAGAAAAGCGAACAAGTAAAGAAGATTACAGTTTCTATCCCTCTAAAAGTGTTAAAGGTTCTAACTGACGAGCGTACTCGCCGCCAGATTAACAACCTACGCCATGCAACAAACAGTGAGCTACTGTGCGAAGCCTTTCTACATGCGTACACAGGCCAACCACTACCAACGGATGAAGACCTTCGTAAAGACCGTCCTGACGATATCCCTGCTGAAGTGAAAAAGCTGATGACAGAAATGGGCATCGAGTTCGAAGCGTTTGACGAAGAATAA